A genome region from Nocardioides cynanchi includes the following:
- a CDS encoding 3-isopropylmalate dehydrogenase, with translation MTDDSPADSTASRTVDPAAPVRLAVIGGDGIGPEVTAEAVKVLEAASPVKIEQTRYDLGAERYLATGEVLPDSVLDEIRGHDAILLGAVGGKPGDPRLPAGILERGLLLRLRFELDHYVNLRPSRTYPGVPTPLADPGDVDFVVVREGTEGPYTGNGGRLRGGTPAEVATEVSVNTAYGVERVVRDAFVRAAGRPRRHLTWVHKTNVLVHAGGLWSRVVDEVAREFPEVSVDYLHVDAATIFLTTDPARFDVIVTDNLFGDILTDLAGAVTGGIGLAASANINPGRTAPSMFEPVHGSAPDIAGQGVADPTAAILSAALLLDHLGHHDAARAVDEAVLADLSARVPGATRRTSEVGDAVSARLP, from the coding sequence ATGACCGACGACTCCCCGGCCGACTCCACCGCCAGCCGCACGGTCGACCCTGCCGCGCCGGTGCGGTTGGCCGTGATCGGTGGCGACGGCATCGGGCCCGAGGTGACCGCCGAGGCCGTCAAGGTGCTCGAGGCGGCCTCGCCGGTCAAGATCGAGCAGACCCGCTACGACCTGGGCGCCGAGCGTTACCTCGCCACCGGCGAGGTGCTGCCCGACTCCGTGCTCGACGAGATCCGCGGACACGACGCGATCCTGCTGGGTGCGGTGGGCGGCAAGCCGGGCGATCCCCGCCTCCCCGCGGGCATCCTCGAACGCGGGCTGCTGCTGCGACTGCGCTTCGAGCTCGACCACTACGTCAACCTCCGCCCGTCGCGCACCTATCCCGGCGTCCCGACCCCGCTCGCCGATCCCGGCGACGTGGACTTCGTCGTGGTCCGCGAGGGCACCGAAGGTCCCTACACCGGCAACGGCGGACGGCTTCGCGGGGGTACGCCGGCCGAGGTCGCGACCGAGGTCAGCGTCAACACGGCGTACGGCGTGGAGCGGGTGGTGCGCGACGCGTTCGTCCGCGCCGCGGGCCGGCCGCGGCGCCACCTGACCTGGGTGCACAAGACCAACGTGCTGGTGCACGCCGGCGGCCTGTGGTCGCGGGTGGTCGACGAGGTCGCGCGCGAGTTCCCCGAGGTCAGCGTGGACTACCTCCATGTGGACGCCGCCACGATCTTCCTGACCACCGACCCGGCCCGCTTCGACGTGATCGTCACCGACAACCTGTTCGGTGACATCCTCACCGACCTGGCCGGCGCCGTGACCGGTGGGATCGGCCTCGCCGCCTCGGCGAACATCAACCCCGGGCGCACCGCGCCGTCGATGTTCGAGCCGGTGCACGGCTCGGCGCCCGACATCGCCGGGCAGGGCGTCGCCGACCCGACCGCCGCGATCCTGTCCGCGGCCCTCCTGCTCGACCACCTCGGTCACCACGACGCCGCCCGCGCGGTCGACGAGGCCGTCCTCGCCGACCTCTCCGCACGAGTACCCGGCGCCACCCGGCGTACCTCCGAGGTCGGCGACGCCGTCTCCGCCCGGCTGCCCTGA
- a CDS encoding branched-chain amino acid aminotransferase, which yields MEISTTLATQHVSDPRLAEILDDPGFGVHFTDHMFTVEWTPEDGWHAARITPYGPLTLDPATAVLHYAQEIFEGMKAYRHDDGSIWAFRPEANAERMVHSSRRLALPVLEPADFIAAVEALVTVDQRWVPEEGAAEKSLYVRPFMIATDKFLGVRPAKHVTFMVIASPAGPYFSKGPLPITLWLTTEYTRAGRGGMGAAKTGGNYASSLVAQQEAIEQGCDQVVFLDGQELRYVEELGGMNMYFVYADGRIVTPQLGTILEGITRSSIIEIAGKMGHQVEERRISVDEWRDGVTSGEISEVFACGTAAVVTPVGSLRWAGGRTPEVAEAGKVTLAIRQALVDIQYGRADDTFGWMRRIV from the coding sequence ATGGAGATCAGCACGACCCTCGCGACCCAGCACGTCTCCGACCCCCGGCTGGCGGAGATCCTCGACGACCCGGGGTTCGGGGTGCACTTCACCGACCACATGTTCACCGTCGAGTGGACCCCCGAGGATGGCTGGCACGCGGCCCGGATCACGCCGTACGGCCCGCTGACGCTGGACCCCGCGACGGCCGTCCTGCACTACGCGCAGGAGATCTTCGAGGGCATGAAGGCCTACCGCCACGACGACGGCTCGATCTGGGCGTTCCGGCCGGAGGCCAACGCCGAGCGGATGGTGCACTCCAGCCGGCGGCTCGCGCTGCCCGTGCTCGAGCCGGCGGACTTCATCGCGGCCGTCGAGGCCCTGGTCACCGTCGACCAGCGCTGGGTGCCCGAGGAGGGTGCCGCCGAGAAGAGCCTCTACGTGCGCCCGTTCATGATCGCCACCGACAAGTTCCTCGGCGTGCGGCCGGCCAAGCACGTGACCTTCATGGTGATCGCCAGCCCGGCCGGCCCCTACTTCAGCAAGGGTCCGCTCCCGATCACCCTCTGGCTGACCACCGAGTACACCCGCGCCGGCCGCGGCGGCATGGGCGCCGCCAAGACCGGCGGCAACTACGCGTCGTCGCTGGTCGCCCAGCAGGAGGCGATCGAGCAGGGCTGCGACCAGGTGGTCTTCCTCGACGGCCAGGAGCTGCGGTACGTCGAGGAGCTCGGCGGCATGAACATGTACTTCGTGTACGCCGACGGGCGCATCGTCACCCCCCAGCTCGGCACCATCCTCGAGGGCATCACCCGCTCCAGCATCATCGAGATCGCGGGCAAGATGGGGCACCAGGTCGAGGAGCGCAGGATCTCCGTCGACGAGTGGCGCGACGGTGTCACCAGCGGCGAGATCTCCGAGGTGTTCGCGTGCGGCACCGCGGCGGTGGTGACACCGGTCGGCTCGCTGCGCTGGGCCGGTGGCCGGACGCCCGAGGTCGCCGAGGCAGGCAAGGTGACCCTGGCCATCCGTCAGGCGCTGGTCGACATCCAGTACGGCCGGGCCGACGACACCTTCGGCTGGATGCGGCGCATCGTCTGA